GCCGCTGCCCGGCGACGAGATGAAAGGCCGCATCATCGGTCGCCAGGGTCGCAACATCCGCACGATCGAGAGCGTCACCGGCGTCGATCTGGTGGTGGATGACACCCCCGAAGCCATCATCATCTCCAGCCATGACCCCGTCCGCCGCGAGGTGGCTCGCCTGACCCTGACCAAGCTGGTGCAGGATGGCCGCATCCACCCGGCCCGAGTGGAGAAAGAGGTCGAGAAAGCTCAGGAAGAGGTCGAGCGGGTGATCCGCGAGGCCGGCGAAGAGGCGGCCTATCAGACCGGCTTCCAGGGCCTGCATCCTGAGATCCTGAAACTGGTGGGACGGCTGAAGTTCCGCACCAGCTACGGCCAGAACCAGTACTATCATGCCATCGAGACCAGCCACCTCTCGGGTTTGTTGGCGGCCGAATTGCACGGCGATGTGCGCGCCGCCAAGATGGGCGGGCTGCTGCACGACCTGGGCAAGGCCGTCAGCCACGAGGTCGAAGGCCCGCACGCCATCGTCGGGGCCGACATTGCCCGGCGCTACGGCGTGCCCGAAAAGGTGGTTAACATCATCGCCTCGCATCATAACGAGGTGGAGCCGCAATCACTCGAAGCCATCCTGGTGGCCGCCGCCGATGCCATTTCGGGCGCTCGGCCGGGGGCGCGGCGCGAGTCGCTGGAAAATTATGTCAAGCGACTGACGGCCCTGGAAGAGATCGCCACCGGCTTCAGCGGCGTGCAACAGGCTTTCGCCATCCAGGCCGGGCGCGAGGTGCGGATCATCGTCAGACCGGAGTCGGTGGATGACTACGGCTCGATGGAGTTGGCTCGCAACATCGCCAAGAAGATCGAAGACAGCCTGCAATACCCCGGCCAGATCAAGATCACTGTCATCCGCGAGACGCGGTCGGTGGAATACGCGAAATAGACGGAGGGAGCATGACCACCCCCACCTACAAACAACTACGCCGCCAGAACGCCGTCATTGCCGGCGTCTGCGGCGGGCTGGGCGAATTCTTCGGCATCAGCGCCATCTGGTTTCGCCTGCTCTTCCTCATCCTGCTGCTCCCCGGCGGGCTGCCCGGCCTGCTGCCCTACATCATCCTCTGGGTCGTCGTCCCGCGCAAGGCGTAGCCGAGCTGGGGCGTGAGCCGGCGGAAATCGGCCACGTTCGGCAGGAAGCCATCTCCACTGAGCCGTGCGGCCTGGGGATGGCTTCTTGCCGCTGCCCCGGGGAGGCGGTTACATCGCCCAGGGCATGGGCGCGGGCGGGGTGAAGGTGGAGACGAGATCGACGGGGTGGTGAGCGGCGGCGGCTTGGGCGGCGGCGTTCAGGATCTCGATCACGTGGGCGGCGTGCTCGCCGCTGGCGCGATGGGGGCGGTCGGAGCGGAGGGCGTCGGCGATCTCGGCCACGCTGCGGCCCCACTGCACGCCGCGAAATGGCTGTTGCACCGGCGGCACCATCTCGTAGGGCTGGCCGAAGGGGGCGAATTCGATGCTGCTATCGAAATCGTGCCAGCTTTGCAGGTAGAGCGAACCTTCGTCGCCGTGGAGTTCCAGGCCCGTTTGCCGGGTGTGGTTGGTGACGTAGAAGCTGGTGGTCAGGCGGGCGACGAGGCCGCCGGCGAACTCGACCACGGTCACCATCCAATCGGGGGTGGTGATGTGGAAAGGCCGGCCGGCCTTTGTCAGACGGTCGGGCAGGAGCAGGGCGCTGGTGGCATGGACGCGGCGGGCGGGGCCGAACATGGCGGTGAGCATCGTCAAGGGGTAGACGCCGACATCGTAGAGGGCGCCGACGTCGTAGAACGGCTCCGGCGCGGGGTGCCAGACTTCGATGCGGTTCCAGTTCACCTCGGCATAGGCCACGCGCACGGTTCCCAGCCTGCCGGCGCGGATGAGTTTCCAGGCCGTCTGCGCCGCCTCGCCCATGTAGGTGTAGGGGGCGCTGCCCAGGCGCAGGCCCTTCGCCTCGGCCAGCTTCACCAACTCGGCCGCTTCGGCGTAGGTCAGGGCCATGGGCTTTTCGCTGAAGACGTGTTTGCCCGCCTCCAGGCTCTGCTTGTTGATGGCGTAGTGGGCGTGATGCACGGCCAGGTCGATGACGAGGTCGATGCCGGGGTCGGCGAGCACGGCCTCGAGCGTGGGATAGGCTTTGCCGCCGTATTTGGCGGTCAGGGCCTGGGCGCGGGCGAAGTCGATGTCGGTGGCGCCGGCGAGATGGACTTGGGGGAAGGTGATGAGGTTGCGGGCGTAGCCGTCGGCAATGTTGCCGCAACCGATGATGGCGACGTTGAGTTTGGAGGAGGTCATAGGGTGGCCGGAATGAGGGTGACGATGCGGGGAAGTGTACACCAGAGTCACGCCATTGCCATTTCTGGCGCGCAGTGAGCGCCAGGCGCGAAACAGGGCCGCTGGCGAGCAGGCCGGTCTTGGCGCTGGAACGGGGAAGCGAAGGAGAAGATCGGAACGCGACAGGGAGGCGGCCGGCTAGGGCACGTGCTGCTCCAGGTCTTCGAAGAACCAGCTCAACACCGTCTCGGGCACGCCCTTGCGGGCGCCGAACATCAGCTTACGATTCAAGGCGTCCAGAGGATAGACGAGTGCGGCCACGACCCCCTGCCCCGCCGCCGGTTCCGTGACCCGAATTTCGACCTGCGTGCGGTCTCCCAGCACCTTTCCGCGCAGCTTCTTGTCGAAGCGCGCCTCGATGCGGCGCTGGACCGGGTCGCTTTTCAACGTCTGGCCGTGCAGATTGGCAATCGCAGCCAGCGCCGCCCGGTAGGCGGCTTCGGCGTCGCAAGCATAGGTGCGTGTTTCCTGAACTTCGAAAGGCATGGTGGTTCATCCTTTATGTGGGTAACGGCTGCACCGCTACCTGAGATAGAAGCGACTCTACCAACGCTCGCGGCCCCACCGCTGTGCCGCCGAGGCTGGCAGTGGCAGCGCCACAGGCGACTCCCCACCGCAATGACTCGACCAGGCTCAGGCCACGACTCTGAGCATAGATCAGCCCGGCCACCATCGAATCGCCGGCGCCGATGGGATTCTGTTCTTTGATCTCCGGGCTTTGCGCCAGCCAGGCGCCATCGGCATCGACGATCAGGGCGCCAGCTTTTCCCATCGACACCACCACGCTGGCGACGCCAGCTCGCAGCACTTCCACAGCGGCTGCCAGGACCTCCGCCCGTGTGCTCACTGGCCGCCCCGTGAGCTGGTCCAGTTCGGTCACGTTCGGTTTGACCAGGAATGGCCGCGCCGCGCAGCCCTGCTGGAGCGCTGGGCCGCTGCTATCCAGGACAGCGCGACCACCGGCGGTCTGCACGGCGGTGATCAAGGCAGCGTAGGTGTCATCGGGCAGGCCGGGCGGCAAGCTGCCCGCCAGCACCCACCAGTCGCCCGCACGCGCCAGGTGGGCGATCTTGTCCACCAGGGCGCCAAGCGCAGCCGGGGCGACGACGGGGCCTGGCTCGTTGACCTTGAGGTAGCGTCCGGTGGCAGCGTTCTGACCCTCGGTCAGGATGCTGATATTGGTGCGCGTCTCGCCCTCCACCCAAACGAAATCGGTGGCAATCCCCAGCGCGGCCAGGCTGTCTTGCAGCATCTGGCCGCTGCGGCCGGCGGCAACGGCCAGGGCGATGCTGGCTTCGCCCAGGGCCTGCAACATGCGCGAGACATTGAAGCCCTTGCCGCCGCAATCAACTCGCCAGCTTGTGGCGCGCAGCACCGTCTCGAATACAATCTCCGGCACGGTCAGTTCGCGATCGACGGCCGGGTTGAGGGTGACGGTGTAGATCATGCTTGCCCACTTTGAGGCGTCGGCTCTAACACCGTCTCTGCGTCCGGCTGCCAAACGCTCTCGATCAAGGCCGCTTCGGCTTCGTTGGTCCAAACGCCTCCTGGCCCCAGCCGGGCAGCCACCTGCGGCAGCCTGGCCGGCAGCTCATCCAGACCCATGAGGGGCAGGTCGTAAAGCTGAGGAAAGACGATGATCTTCCCCGGATAGCGACTGTTCATCAGGGCGTCCAGGGCTTGCACCGCCGTGGCCAGACCGCCAACCGCGGCCACCATGCGTTCGGGTGAAAGCGTGTTTGCCAACGCCCGCTGCATCACCTCAGACTGATCGGCGATGGTCAACCCCGACGTGCCGGTATATTGGGCGTTGTGCAAATAGACGGCGCTCAGGTCCAATGGGGCCAGTGTGCCGTTGGGGACGCCGGCAAAGAGAACGAGCATGCCATCGGGGTTCATCAGGGCGGCGGCTTCGGCCATCAGCGCCGCAGCCGGCACACAGACCACGACATCGTCGGCCCCGTGACCGGCCGTAGCCTGCATCACAAACTGTGGCAGCGATTGTTCCGAACCAATTGGGTTGAAGAATAGCAGGGTGCGCTCGTGCTCGGCGGCCAGGGCGGCGAAGCGTTGATGGAGCGCCGCCAGACGGTCATCGCTGACTTCGGTGGCGATAATGGTGTGCGGCCCTTCTGCCAGCTCGATGGCGCGCTGGACGTGCATTTGGCCCATGGGGCCGCCAGCGCCCACAAAAACCGCCGTTCCCCCAGCTCGCAATTCGCAGCGGTTGCGCGCCTCACCATACGAGGCGGCGATATCCGGGCCAGGATTGCCAAGAAAGGCGAGATAGTCGTAGTGCAGACGACCGAGATCGGCTGCGACCGGCCCATCCAACGGTTCACGGCCTACCAGGTTGAAGGCGCCGCGTCGGGCGATGTGTTGCGCAGCGGCGCTGATCTGTGTCGCCGAACGTGGGTCGAGAACGATGATGTCGTCGAAACCCTGGCCATCGGTCAGTTCGGCCACGAGGTCGGCGTAGGCGTGTGGTTCCACCCGGTCGCGCACGATCACCTGGCCGGCCATCTCGCCGGCCAACCCCTCGATCGCAGCCGGGACATCGGTGAGCACCACCAGAGCGGGCGCATCCAGCCCGGCCGTGAACTGATACTCTGATTCGTCGCCCGGTCGGCCAATGATCCACATCTTGCCGCCCTGGCGGGGGTGCAGGCGTCGCCGCTGGGTATACGCAGCCAGGACGCATCCCCACGGCTCCAGCAGCGCCGCCTCGGCATAGCCCATCTCCTTCGCCAACGGCAACAGCCCTGGCCCCGAGTCGGTCTCTAGCACTTCCGGGCCGATCAGTTGATACTGAATCAGACCACCGGGAATGGTGTAACCGTAGGCCGTGCTCTTGCCGTTTTGATAGAGGTCAGGTTGAATGGCCAGACGCTGGCCAGAGTGGAAACGACCGACCAGCGCCGCTCCTACCTCGATGACGGTGGCTGAGACTTCGTGTCCTAAGCGCGTCGGTTGGCGGCTGAGATCGCGCTGATAGAGTTTGGGATGCTGCCCGCCCTGGCGGATGATCTTGACATCCGAGAAGCACATGCCAACGGCATCGATACGCACCAGGAGTTGGTCAGCCGCCGGTTCAGGCAAAGACAATCGTTCTGGCCGACCCTCGCGGCCCATATTCTCCAAACCGGCGCCATACATATTCCAGGCCCAGGTCTGGGTGGGTGGGGGGTCGGTGGCGGCGATGTAGCGTTCATAGTTGGATGTCATGCAAGGCCCTCCTTACAGCAGGCTAGATTGAACTCGCTCTGGGATCAGTCATCTCGTCGATGACAACCGTTGCGCCCATGCCCTGGCAGGCATCTCAGGTGGCTTGGGGCTCGGCGTCGATTCGGGCGAACGACAACGCTCTGACCTCGGCGGCAGTGGTGCATGATAAGGCCCGCTGCGTCAGGGCTTGGGCGGCGGCGTTGCTGAAGCTGCGAATCTGCGTTTTGATGGTGGGGATGGCAGGCACGCCAACGCTCAACTCATCGACGCCCATCCCCACCAGAATGGGCGTCGCCTGCGGGTCTGCCGCCAGTTCGCCGCAAATTCCCACCCACTTGCCGTGGCGATGCGCCGCTTCCACCGTCTCGGCGATGAGCCGTAACACCGCGGGATGGAGACCGTCCGACATCGCCGCCAGGGATGGATGCTGGCGGTCCACCGCCAGCGTGTATTGGGTGAGATCGTTGGTGCCTATCGAGAAGAAATCGACTTCACGGGCGAAAGCGCCGGCCAATAGCGCCGCCGCAGGCACCTCAATCATGATGCCCAGGGGCACAGCCGCGGCGCCAAGCCCTGCTCGCACTTCCTCAACCATGCACTGCGCCTGCCGCCATTCTGCGATATCGGTGATCATCGGGAACATGATGCGCAACGGCCCGAAGACCGAGGCTCGAAAAATGGCGCCCAGTTGTTGGCGCAGGAGGTGAGGACGGGCCAGACAAAGACGGATGCCGCGCTCGCCCAGAAAGGGATTGGACTCAGGCGCGACCTGGATATAGGGCAGGGGCTTGTCGCCGCCAATATCCAGGGTGCGCACGATCACAGGCTGACCCTGCATGGCAAGGGCAATGTCGCGGTAGACGGCGAATTGCTCGTCTTCGCTGGGCGGCTCGCTGCGTTCGAGGAAGAGGAACTCCGTCCGCAGCAGGCCAACACCCTCGGCGCCGGCCGCAATGGCTTTTTGGGCATCCTTGAGACCGCCGATGTTGGCAACCACTTCCACACGGTGGCCATCAAGCGTGATCGCTGGCCCGGCGGCGGCGTCTTCTGAGGCCGCACGTTGCGAACGCCAGCGGGCTTGAGCTTGTTCGGCTTGGGCCAGTCTGTTCGCATCTGGCGCCACGGTTACGGCGCCAGCGTTGCCGTCTAGCACGACCCATGTGCCATTGGCCACATCCAACACGCTGCTGCCGGCCGAGACAACGGCGGGCAGCATGAGGGCGCGGGCAATGATGGCGGCGTGTGCCGTTGGCCCACCCAAGGCCGTACAGACGCCCAGCACGCGCTTTGGGTCCAGCGACGCGGTCTGCGAGGGCGAGAGCTCAGGTGCGATCAGGATCACCGGATGGTCCGGCCAGCGCGTCCCCGCATCGTCCGCCCCCAGCAACAGGCGCAACACTCGATAGCCAACGTCATGCAGGTCGGCGGCGCGCCCGGCAAGCAACGGATCGCCCAGCGCCGCCACCGCCTGGGCGCGACTTTCGATGGTCGCCTGCCAGGCGCGCGCAGCGCCGCCGCCCTGACGGATGCCGGCCAACACGGCATCGAGCAGGTCGCTGTCCTCCAGCAGTTCGAGATGAACTTCGAGGATGGCAGCCTCTTTGGCGGCGGCCCCTTGCAGAATCTTCTGGTGCAGACTCGCCAACTGCTCGCGCGCCTGCGCGAGCGCGGCGGCCAAACGGGCTTCCTCTTCGGGCACTGTGCCCAAGACGTCGATCACCTCCAGGCTGTCTTGACGCAGTTGGAAGACCGGCCCGATGGCGATGCCGGGGGCGCCGGCAATGCCGTGCAACACACCATCGGCCTGGGGCGGCGCGGCAGTCACGCTGACGGCGGGCGGGGGTGGCGAGGCGGGAGCCTCGGCCGCATCTTCACCCAACCCACTTGCGATCGCTGCCGCCAAAGCCGCAAGGGCAGCGACCTCATCATCGCCATCGACGACGATCCTGATTTCCTGACCGCGTTCGACCCCCAGGGTCAGCATCGAGATCAGGCTCTTGGCATTGGCGATCTTCTCCTCGTGATGAACGCGGATGTCGGCCTTGAACTGCTTGGCCGCATTGACGAACGTCTTGGCCGGTCGTGCATGTAAGCCGGTGGCATTGCCGATGGTGAATGTGGCTTGTTTCATGGCCTCTTTCCTGATTCTGTTGACAACGCGTCTGTCCTCGATGGTAGTGACCGGCAAGATACTTTCAGGCGCTCACCTACTCTTCGTCACGGTTTCGCCCCAAGTGCTCCAGGATCACTGCCGGGTCGGGTGTCTGAACCAGTACGGCGACAGTCTCCTCGTCCTCGATCACCTCGGCCAAATTGGCGAGGACGCCGATGTGCTCGTCCGAGCTGGCGGCGATGCCGATGACGAGATAGACCGGTTCGCCTTCATCCCAGTCAACGCCATCGGGCACCTGCAGCACAGAAATGCCCGTCTGGTGGACGTCGGCGCGATTCTCGTTCTGGCCGTGAGGGATGGCAATGCCGTTGCCCAGATAGGTGGACATGATCGATTCGCGCGCCAGCATACCATCGACATAGGCGGGGGCTACACAGCCGCTGTGCACCAAAAGTTCGCCCGCCTGACGAATGGCATCGACTTTGCCGGTGGCGCGGGCATGCAAACGGATGCGATCGCTTGCCAGGATGGACATCGTCGCTACTCCTTGACGCCAGAAATATCGGCGCCCTTGACGAAAGCGTCCACAACCTGGTCGAAGGCCGGATCGTTGAGGAAGTGATTGAAGGTGACAACCACGGCATTGGGGGCGGCACGGCGCGCCACCTGGGCAAGGCTTTTGTGGACGATGACTACCTGGGCGTCGGTGGGGATCGCCCGCGCCGGCTTATGGAGCACGGAGACCCGATCGACCCCGGCCTGCTTGAGTTTCTTCTTCAGAGCGTTGACGCTCATCAAGCTCGATCCCATGCCGGCTTCGCACGCGAGGACGATCGTCGTCACCCTTGCTGCATTGACAGATTCAGCCATAATGCACTCCTGGTTGGTTGCCTTGCGGGCGACCACGCTCGTTGCCGGTCATGGTCACCCGCAAGAAAAGGATTGGCGTGAGGGTTCAGGCAGCGGCAGATGCCATCGCTGCATCGCTCATCCCGTCCGCCTGCTCGCCCATCTCTCGCACTGGGCGCACACGCAGAATGGCCGCGCCGACCAGGAAAGCGACGACTGCGCCGATGGCGACGCCGGTCAGAACCACGAAGTGGGCGCCGCGTGGAATGACGGCCAGATAGGCGAAGATCGAACCCGGCGAAGGCGTTGCCACCAGGCCCGCCCCAGTGATCGCGAACC
The Caldilineales bacterium genome window above contains:
- a CDS encoding zinc-binding dehydrogenase is translated as MTSNYERYIAATDPPPTQTWAWNMYGAGLENMGREGRPERLSLPEPAADQLLVRIDAVGMCFSDVKIIRQGGQHPKLYQRDLSRQPTRLGHEVSATVIEVGAALVGRFHSGQRLAIQPDLYQNGKSTAYGYTIPGGLIQYQLIGPEVLETDSGPGLLPLAKEMGYAEAALLEPWGCVLAAYTQRRRLHPRQGGKMWIIGRPGDESEYQFTAGLDAPALVVLTDVPAAIEGLAGEMAGQVIVRDRVEPHAYADLVAELTDGQGFDDIIVLDPRSATQISAAAQHIARRGAFNLVGREPLDGPVAADLGRLHYDYLAFLGNPGPDIAASYGEARNRCELRAGGTAVFVGAGGPMGQMHVQRAIELAEGPHTIIATEVSDDRLAALHQRFAALAAEHERTLLFFNPIGSEQSLPQFVMQATAGHGADDVVVCVPAAALMAEAAALMNPDGMLVLFAGVPNGTLAPLDLSAVYLHNAQYTGTSGLTIADQSEVMQRALANTLSPERMVAAVGGLATAVQALDALMNSRYPGKIIVFPQLYDLPLMGLDELPARLPQVAARLGPGGVWTNEAEAALIESVWQPDAETVLEPTPQSGQA
- a CDS encoding PspC domain-containing protein: MTTPTYKQLRRQNAVIAGVCGGLGEFFGISAIWFRLLFLILLLPGGLPGLLPYIILWVVVPRKA
- the pfkB gene encoding 1-phosphofructokinase, which produces MIYTVTLNPAVDRELTVPEIVFETVLRATSWRVDCGGKGFNVSRMLQALGEASIALAVAAGRSGQMLQDSLAALGIATDFVWVEGETRTNISILTEGQNAATGRYLKVNEPGPVVAPAALGALVDKIAHLARAGDWWVLAGSLPPGLPDDTYAALITAVQTAGGRAVLDSSGPALQQGCAARPFLVKPNVTELDQLTGRPVSTRAEVLAAAVEVLRAGVASVVVSMGKAGALIVDADGAWLAQSPEIKEQNPIGAGDSMVAGLIYAQSRGLSLVESLRWGVACGAATASLGGTAVGPRALVESLLSQVAVQPLPT
- the rny gene encoding ribonuclease Y; this encodes MTTTSIIVAILLALIGLAAGIALGFTLKQRADARKLTTARLQADALVAEANEKARSIELEAKDAALAERNEAEAESNRRRREISRLEERAQRRLEQLDTRSEALEQRERRLNQRQSQIDKRFGELEKAEAEYQAELERIASMSQDEAREELIRRVEGSARSDMARTLRQVESEIAQTADRKAREVVTLAIERIASEIVAENTITSVPLPGDEMKGRIIGRQGRNIRTIESVTGVDLVVDDTPEAIIISSHDPVRREVARLTLTKLVQDGRIHPARVEKEVEKAQEEVERVIREAGEEAAYQTGFQGLHPEILKLVGRLKFRTSYGQNQYYHAIETSHLSGLLAAELHGDVRAAKMGGLLHDLGKAVSHEVEGPHAIVGADIARRYGVPEKVVNIIASHHNEVEPQSLEAILVAAADAISGARPGARRESLENYVKRLTALEEIATGFSGVQQAFAIQAGREVRIIVRPESVDDYGSMELARNIAKKIEDSLQYPGQIKITVIRETRSVEYAK
- a CDS encoding PTS sugar transporter subunit IIA, which gives rise to MSILASDRIRLHARATGKVDAIRQAGELLVHSGCVAPAYVDGMLARESIMSTYLGNGIAIPHGQNENRADVHQTGISVLQVPDGVDWDEGEPVYLVIGIAASSDEHIGVLANLAEVIEDEETVAVLVQTPDPAVILEHLGRNRDEE
- the ptsP gene encoding phosphoenolpyruvate--protein phosphotransferase, which gives rise to MKQATFTIGNATGLHARPAKTFVNAAKQFKADIRVHHEEKIANAKSLISMLTLGVERGQEIRIVVDGDDEVAALAALAAAIASGLGEDAAEAPASPPPPAVSVTAAPPQADGVLHGIAGAPGIAIGPVFQLRQDSLEVIDVLGTVPEEEARLAAALAQAREQLASLHQKILQGAAAKEAAILEVHLELLEDSDLLDAVLAGIRQGGGAARAWQATIESRAQAVAALGDPLLAGRAADLHDVGYRVLRLLLGADDAGTRWPDHPVILIAPELSPSQTASLDPKRVLGVCTALGGPTAHAAIIARALMLPAVVSAGSSVLDVANGTWVVLDGNAGAVTVAPDANRLAQAEQAQARWRSQRAASEDAAAGPAITLDGHRVEVVANIGGLKDAQKAIAAGAEGVGLLRTEFLFLERSEPPSEDEQFAVYRDIALAMQGQPVIVRTLDIGGDKPLPYIQVAPESNPFLGERGIRLCLARPHLLRQQLGAIFRASVFGPLRIMFPMITDIAEWRQAQCMVEEVRAGLGAAAVPLGIMIEVPAAALLAGAFAREVDFFSIGTNDLTQYTLAVDRQHPSLAAMSDGLHPAVLRLIAETVEAAHRHGKWVGICGELAADPQATPILVGMGVDELSVGVPAIPTIKTQIRSFSNAAAQALTQRALSCTTAAEVRALSFARIDAEPQAT
- a CDS encoding Gfo/Idh/MocA family oxidoreductase — translated: MTSSKLNVAIIGCGNIADGYARNLITFPQVHLAGATDIDFARAQALTAKYGGKAYPTLEAVLADPGIDLVIDLAVHHAHYAINKQSLEAGKHVFSEKPMALTYAEAAELVKLAEAKGLRLGSAPYTYMGEAAQTAWKLIRAGRLGTVRVAYAEVNWNRIEVWHPAPEPFYDVGALYDVGVYPLTMLTAMFGPARRVHATSALLLPDRLTKAGRPFHITTPDWMVTVVEFAGGLVARLTTSFYVTNHTRQTGLELHGDEGSLYLQSWHDFDSSIEFAPFGQPYEMVPPVQQPFRGVQWGRSVAEIADALRSDRPHRASGEHAAHVIEILNAAAQAAAAHHPVDLVSTFTPPAPMPWAM